TTAATTCTGAGTCTATTTTAGAAGAATCTTCTAGGGCTTCCTTCAATAATCTCTCTTTAAAATTTAGTGATCGGATATACTGATCTCCCTTACGTAAATTATCAAGTTCGTTATGATCAATTTTTAAATTATTTAACTCTAAACTTAATCTATCTAATTCAATTTGTTTTGCCTTTTCATCTTCCTTTAAAGTTTCAAGAGCTGAATTTAATATGTCTAAAGTACCTTTAGATTTTACAAGATTATTTTGATTTGTTAAAATAGCATCTTTAAGAGACTTTAATTCATCTATAATACTTTTAAATGAAGTGGCTACTTCATGTTTCATTAATAAATTTTTACATAGATCGACATCCTCTTTTTCAAACTCTAATTTCTGAAGCTCAGAAGTATAAAGATTTAATTTTTCATGTAGAGATTTTAGTTCTTTTAATTCGTTATATTCTAGCTCAATTTCTTTTCTAGTTGATAACAGCTCATTATACTCTCTTTCTTTAGATGAAAGAACTAGTTTTATACTATCTATTGTTTCTAAAGAACAATCACCTTTTCCTTTAATTTGATTTTCTAAAGAGGTTATTTCATCCTTTAATTTATTATTTCTAATTTTTATTTTTTCAGACATTTTAGTTCCATATCGTTCTAAATCAAAGATATTTTCTAACATTGTCATTTTTTCAGAACCTTTTAATTTTAAAAATTCACTAAATTTACCTTGAGGTAAAACAACTGATCTTGTAAAATCACTTACATTAATACCAAAAAATTCATTAATTTTACTTTCTACATTTTTTACTGTATCGGCTATAATATTTCCGTTTAGGATTAGTATTGGATTACTCTGCTCAAACTTCTCCTCTCCCTTTCTAGAGAATTTTTTCTTGTAACATCTTGTTATTTCGAAAATATCCTTTCCTAGTGCAAATTTAAAATATATCTCTAATATATCGCTATCCTGGTTTAAACAAGGTCTAATATTCTTTCCCTTACTTCCCATAGTTCTTGGTATCTCATCAAAAATAGCAAATATCATCGCATCTAATATTGTAGATTTTCCACTTCCTGTTTCACCAAATATACCAAAAAGTCCAAGAGATGTTAAAGCATCAAAATCTATAACTTGTTTTTTTGAAAAACTTTGTAATCCTGTTATTTCTAGTTTAATTGGTCTCATTATTTTCTCCCTCCTCTAAAAGTTCTAAGAAAAGTTTCGTTATGTTTTCATTTGGACCTAACCCCATAGTTTCCTCTTTATAAAACTCTATAAATGCTTCTTCTATAGTTTGTTCGTTATAATTCGTAACTTCGCTATCCTTTGTTTCTTCTTTTACAATAGGTATTATTTCTAAAATATTTTTATTATTTTTAATTTTTCTAATTGCTGAATTTGTTAGTGGTTCTTTTAATTCTACATTTAAATATATCCACTCATTTACATCTATAAGCTCTAAAGATTTATCAATAGCTGCATCTGCACCACTTACAGTATATTCTCTAATAGGTTTATAATTTTCTAGAGGAATCTCTTTTACTTTAGTAGAATTTTTTAAAATATCAACCACAAAAACTTTTTTATCAAATTTATTTTCAGTCACTCTATACTCAATAGGAGAACCACAATAATATGCATTTTTACTAATAAAACTCATTGGTTTATGAACGTGACCTAATGCAATATATTCAGCATGAGGTAAATCACTTATAGCAATTGCTCTTGAACCACCTAATTCTAAAGCGACTTCTCCCTCTCCCATAGAACCTGCTACGTATATATGAGTCATTAAAATTGTAGGTATATCTTCTTGATTATAACTTGCCCCTTCTGCTAAAATCTCTCTTATTCTTACATTAAATTTTTTATTATCAAATGTTTCATTTAAAATTGCTTCACTTGGAAATGGAAGATTGTATATATATACTTTTTCATTATTTTTCTCGATAAAAATTCCACCTGGAACAGAGCTATATATATTCATTGTCCCGTACTTGCCTACGGTAATCTGTTGAAATGCTTTATCATAGATAATAACTCCATAATCTTTAGCTAAATGAGAAATAGCTGTTAATCTTTGAGGATTATCGTGATTCCCAGGGATAATAATAATTCCAACATCTCCATTTAAAGAAAGTTGTTTTATACTATCAAAAAATAATTTTTCAGCTTCTGCTGAAGGATTATAGGTATCATATATATCTCCTGCTAATAGAATCAAATCAATTTTTTCATTTTTTACAGTTTTCTCTAAGGCATCAATAAATAATTTTTGTTCTAAAATTCTTGATTGACCTTCAAGTTTTTTACCTAAATGCCAATCAGATGTATGAAGCACTCTCATAAAAGCCCCTCCTAAATTTATTTCTTCTTTATAATACAGTGTATCACTGAATTTCCTAAAATTCAAATTTTAAGCTAAAATAAAAAAGGCTATCCATTAAGATAACCTTTTATTTTTAACTATTTTCCTGTCATTCTTTTTAAAGCATTAGCGACAAACTCAACTTGAGTTCCTACAATAACTTGAACAGAAGTTTTACTTGGTTTTAGTACTCCTGCTACTCCTAACTTTTTGATCTCTGCATCATTTACTAAAGAACTATCTTTAACATCTAATCTTAATCTTGTAATACAGTTATCAATAGTTACTAAATTATCTGTTCCTCCTAAAAGTGGTAACATTTTTTCAGCTAACTCATCATTTGTAGAAGCCTTCGATGATACATTTGCATCTTCTGAAGGATCAGCATCCTCTCTTCCAGGAGTTTTAAGATTAAATTTTGTGATAATGAAGTAGAAGATAAAGTAGTATAAGAAGAAGAATACAATACCTTGTATAACTAACATATACCATCCTGTAGCTAGTGGGTTTCTAGATGATAATAACATATCTATTAAACCAGCAGAGAATCCAAATCCAGCAATCCAGTGCATAGTTGCAGCTATAAATAAAGATATTCCTGTTAAAATAGCATGAACTAAGTATAATCCTGGTGCAACAAACATAAATGCAAATTCTAAAGGTTCTGTAACTCCTGTTAAGAAAGTTGCAAATCCAGCAGCAATCATAATAGATTTTATTTTATCTTTATTTTCTGGTTTAGCCGTTCTTACAAAAGCAACTGCGGCTCCTAAAAGACCAAACATCATAATTGGGAAGAATCCAGCTTGGTACATTCCTGTAACTCCTGGTATTCCAGTTCCATTTGCAATTGATTGAGCTCCACCTAAGAATTTAGGTATATCATTAATTCCAGCAACATCAAACCAGAAAACAGAGTTTAAAGCGTGATGTAATCCAACAGGAATTAAAAGTCTATTTAAGAATCCGTAAATTCCAGCTCCAACAGCTCCCATTCCACTGATTCCCTCTCCAAAGCTAACTAATCCATCATAAATTCCTGGCCATACATACATTAATAAAAATGCAACTATGATCATAACAAATGATGTTATAATTGGAACTAATCTTTTTCCACTGAAGAAAGATAAAGCTTTAGGTAACTCTACATCACTAAATCTGTTATATAGAGCAGATGAGATAACTCCAACTAAAATACCTATGAATTGGTTATTTATTTTACTAAATCCAACAGGCACATTGTCTATTTTCATAATTTGACCTACAGCTCCAGGTGAAAGTAGCGTAGTGATTACTAAGAATCCTACTAAACCTGTTAAAGCAGCTGAACCATTTTTGTCTTTAGACATTCCAAAAGCAACACCAACAGCAAACAATATAGGCATCTGATCTATTATTGCAGCTCCTGACTTAATAAAAAATGCAGCTAATGCACTATTTCCTCCCCAACCAGTTGGGTCTATAAAGTAACCTAATCCTAATAAAATTGCAGCAGCTGGTAAAACTGCAACAGGAACCATTAGTGCTTTACCTATTTTTTGTAAATAACTAAACATTTTCCCCTCCTAAATATTTTTATTTTTGAAATTTTATTTCTAGCATATTTTATAATAAAAGAATTATTATGTCAAGCACAATTCATATTTTTATAGAACACATTAGTTGTATTGTATACATTTTATTTTTTGCTTTACTTTATGATTAAATATGATATAATAATATAGAATTAATATAATAAATAGGCGATGGAGTTCGCCATTAAACGCGAAAGCTAATGACTCCTACTCTTTTTAAGGGTAGGAGTCTTTTTTATTTCAAGGAGGAGAGAGATGTATTATTTGTTTGTTTTACTTTTTTTTATTTTTTTAGCTATTTATTCTAATTTCATAGGAAAAATTTTTGAAAAAATAAAACTTCCATCTTTAATAGGGATGATGATAGCAGGGGTTTTAATAGGTCCATATTGTTTAAATAAAACTCCTGATTTGGCTTTAACATTAGCTCCTATTTTAAAAGACGTAGCTTTAATTATTGTTTTATTTATCGGTGGTCTCGGGATAGGAGCAGATCAAATAAAAAAAATAGGTCGGCCTGCAATACTATTAAGTATAATACCAGCTACTTTAGAAGGATTTGCTATTGCTTACTTATCAACAATATTTTTAGATTTTACTTTTATACAAGGAGCTATTTTAGGTTTTATTATAGCTGCCGTAAGTCCTGCTGTTTTAATTCCATCTATGGTAAATTTAATAGATAAAAATATAGGACAAAAAAAATCTATTCCACAGCTTCTATTAGTGGGAGCATCTGCTGATGATAGTATCGCTATAACTTTATTTACATCATTTTTAGCTATTTATTTTCAAAAATTAGATGGAGGAAGCTTTGATTTTAAATCTCAGTTATTTCTTATACCAATATCTATATTATTTAGCTTATTAACTGGATGGGGAATAGGATTTTTAGGAAAATATAGTTATCTAAAAATAAATAACAGTATTTTAAAAACATTTACAATTTTTATGATTTGTTTAATACTTAGATTTATAGAGAATAAATTTCATTTTTCATTGTACAACTCTTTATTAACTATAATGTCACTAGGATTTTTCATTCGTCACTACGAAGGAGAAAAGTATAAAGCTATTCATAAATCAATGAGTGAGATTTGGAAATATGGAAAAATATATCTATTTACATTTGTAGGAATGGCAATTAATCCAGGATTAGTAGGCGGGTACTTCTTCATTGGATTAACTATTTTAACATACTCATTATCTATTAGATCAATTGGAGTTTTAATTGCATTAACTGGAACAAATCTTAATTTTAAAGAAAGATTATTTTGCGTTATTGCATATCTTCCTAAGGCTACTGTACAATCTGCAAAAGCAGGAATACCTCTTCAAATGGGAGTAGTAGGAGGAGAAGTTATGCAAGCCATAGCAATTTTAAGTGTCTTAATAACTGCCCCTTTAGGAGCTATTGGAATTAATTCAACATATGAAAAATTATTAAAGAATTCTTAAAAATAAAAAAAGGAAAAAAAAGATTTAGCAGTAAAGAGACGTAATCGGTTTTATTTTACAAAAATTTATATTTAGAGGTGGTTAATATGATTGAGTTTAAAAAAGTTACAAAATCTTATGATAAAAGAACACTTATTTTAAAAAATATAGATTTCAAAATAAAAACTGGAGAGTTTGTCGTTTTAATTGGAGAATCCGGTTGTGGGAAAACAACAACAATGAAATTAATAAATAGACTTATTGATCCATCTAGTGGTGTTGTACTTATAGATGGAGAAGATATTAGCAAAGTAGATCCCATAATTTTAAGAAGAAGAATTGGTTATGTTATACAAAAAGAGGGACTTATGCCTCATATGACAATAGGAGAAAATATTGAACTAGTTCCAAAACTTTTAAAGTGGGAAAAAGAAAAAAGAAAAGAACGAGCATTTGAACTGTTAAATCTTTTAAATCTTGATCCTGAAATATACTATGATAAATATCCTCATGAAGTGTCAGGAGGTCAAAAGCAAAGAGTTGGAATCGCTAGAGCTTTAGCTACAAACCCTGATATAATTTTGATGGATGAACCATTTTCTGCATTAGATCCTATAACTAGAGAAAGTATTCAAGATGAAGTTTTAAAACTACAAAAAGAGTTAGGAAAAACTATTATATTTGTTACTCATGATATGGATGAAGCTATTAAATTAGGAGAGAGAATAGCGTTTTTAAAAGATGGAGAGATTCTACAATTTGATACTCCAGATGAGATTTTAAAAAGACCAGCTTCTGAGTATATAGAACAATTTATAGGAAAAGATAGAATTTGGAAAACTCCTAAAAAGTTACTTGTTTCAGATATAATGTCTAAACACTATTGGACAATTGAAAAAAGAAGTAATATCTCTAGAGCTTTTAATCTTTTAAAAACTCACGATACTGATTTTCTTATTGTGACAGAAATAGAGGGTGGAAGATATAGTGAACCTCTAGGAATAATATTTAGAAAAAATTTAATATATGCAATGGAAAATAATATTTTAAGAGTTAGAGATATTATGGATAAAGAATTCACTACTATAGATAAAGATAGTAACCTACTAGATGTTTTAAATAAAATGTCTAGTATAAATGCTAAGGTTATACCTGTTGTTGATGATAAAAATAAATTAACAGGAGTTATAACTAACTTAGGATTGGTTAATGCTATTAGTAAAATAGCTCCAGCTCATGAAGATGAATCTTTAGAGATAGGTGATGTGGTATGAATTCCTTCATAAAATATTTTATCGAAAAATTACCTGAGGTTCACATTGCACTTATGCAACATATAGAGATAACAGGACTTGCTGTAGCTATTGCCATTATTATCGGGGTTCCAATAGGGATTTTTATAATTAGGAGTGAACGACTTTCTAAAGTAGTTTTAACTATAGCAGGTATATTTCAAACAATACCTAGTTTAGCATTATTTGGTCTGATAATTCCTATTATGGGAATTGGAATAAAGCCTGCGGTGTTTGTACTTTTTTTATATTCATTATTACCAATCATAACCAATACATATATTGGAATAAAAGGTGTAGATAAATCTACAATTCAAGCTGCTATAGGTATGGGAATGACTAACTTCCAAGTTTTAACTAAGGTTAAATTGCCAATTGCTGTAGCAGTTATAATGGGTGGAATTAGAATTTCAACTGTTGCTACAATAGGTACAGCTACAATTGCAGCACTAATTGGAGCTGGTGGATTAGGAGAACTTATATTTAGAGGAATCTCTACAAGTAATAATAATTTAGTTTTAACAGGAGCTATTCCAACTGCTATCTTAGCTTTTGTGGCAAACTACTTTTTAGGAGTTTTGGAAAAAGTATTGACTCCTAGCGGGATGTTAACAAATCCTAGAGAGAAAAAGAAAAATATTAAAATTTTAAAAATAGTTATGGCTATTTTAATATTGGGAATCGGATTTAGAATATATGAAAATTCAAAAGATAGAAATACTCCTACTATAGTTGTAGGACATAAAAATTACAATGAACAAAGAATCTTAGGGGTTATGATGTCTCAAATAATTGAAGCTAATACTCCGTATAAAGTAAAAACAGTTGAGCTTGGAACTGGAACTGTTATTTTTGAAGCTATTAAAAGCGGAGATATTGATGTATATCCTGAATATACAGGTGTAGCTTATGCTGCATATTTAGGAAAGAAAGAGAAGGCAGATGCTAAAACTGTATTTGATATTATAAAATCTGAATATTTAGCAGATCACAATTTAGATATTAGAGAACCTATGGGATTTGAAAATACATATGCTTTTGCTATGAAACCAGAAGTAGCTCAAAAGTATGGAATAAAAACTATTAGTGATTTAAAAAGATATGCAAATAATATGGTTTTAAGTGGTCCTCATGAGTTTATGGAGAGAGAAGATGGACTTTTAGGAATACAAAAAGCTTACAACATAAAATTTAAAAGTATTCTATCTATGGATCAAGGATTGGTTATTAACTCTTTAGTTTCAGATAAGATTGAAGTTGCTTTAGTTTATTCTACAGATGGATTGATAGCTAAGCATAAGTTGCTTCTTTTAGAGGATGATTTAAAGTTTTTTCTACCTTACGAAGTTGTAGTTACAATGAGAAAGGGGTTTGAAAATACGAAAGGAGATGTTATTGAAGTATTAGATTCTCTTGTAGAGGCTTTAAATGAAGATGAGATGCAAGAGTTAAATCTTTTAGCAATTGAAGGGAATGAACCTATCGAAAATATTATTAACAAGTTTCTCCAAAATAAAGGCATTATAAAATAATAAAAATAAAAGAAAGCTGAAGGTTTTTTAACTCTTCAGCTTTTGTAATTTTATTCAATCTGATATTTGATTAATTTTTTTATAAGAATATAAAATATCCTAATAGTGGTAGTGTTAAAATTAACACAGGTATGTTTAACTCTTTATATCTTCCAGTTAATACCTTTATAATTACATGAGATATAATACCCATACTCATTCCAGATGCCATGTTATCTGTAAATACAGTAAACATAATTGTAATTACAGCTGGAACAAATTCAGTCATATCGTCCATATCGATAAACTTCATACTTGTCATCATAAGGATACCTATAAAAATTAATGCTGGTGCTGTTGCAGCAGATGGAATTATATAAACAATTGGTGTTAAGAAAATTGTAAATATAAAGCAAATTCCTGTAGATATTGCAGTTAGACCTGTTCTTCCTCCCTCTTCAACTCCAGCTGCCGACTCTAAAAATGTTGTTATTGTTGTAGAACCAAATAATGCTCCAACAATAGTTGCTATAGAATCAACTAGGAAAGGTTTATCTACTTCTGGTAAATTACCATTTTCATCTAAAAGTCCAGCTTGTGCTGAAACTCCTAATAAAGTTCCTAGAGTACAGAAGAAATCTCCTACGAAAAATGTGAATATTAAAGGTAAAAATGCAAATTTTAATGCTCCCATTATATCAAGTTTAAAAGCTATACTAGATATTGATGGCGGCATAGAGAAAAAGCTCTCAGGTATTTGAGTTATTCCCATTGGAATTCCAAGCAGTGTAGTAATCACTATACCAATTAAAACTCCACCTCTAACTTTATTTAAAACAAGTGCAATTGTAATAAAAAGTCCGATTAAAGATAATATAGTATTTGGATTATAAATACTTCCCATAGATATAGTTCCATTTGAAATTGTCATTATTTGACCATTTTTAAATCCTACCATAGCTATAAAAAATCCAACAGCTACTCCTATAGCAAACTTTAAGTTTTTAGGAATCGCTTCTACAATAAGTCCTCTCAATCCGAAAACTGTAAGAACTAAAAAACCTATTCCAGATAAAAATACCATTCCCATAGCTGTTTGCCAATTAACCATTCCTCCAGCGACTAGAGTATAAGCGAAAAATGCATTTCCCCCCATAGCTGGTGCCATAGCAAAAGGTCTATTTGTATAAAGACCCATAACGATAGAAAAGGCAGCTGATAGCAGAGCAGTTACAATAGTAACAGCTTTAACATCCATTCCAGCAGCACTCATAAATAAAGGCTGAACTATTAAGATGTATGCCATCGTCATAAAAGTTGTAATTCCAGCAGTTATTTCTGTTGAAATCGTAGTGTTATAATGGCTAAGTTGAAAGTAAGAATCAATAGCCCTTAGCACACCATTATTCTTTTGTTTAATGTTTTCCATTACTCCTCCTAATAATAAGCCATTTACGGTGGCTTGTAGAAACTCCTGACCTTATTACAGGATTATATCAGTGATAAAAATACAGACTATTGTACTATATTTCACAAATTTTGTCAACTTTTTTGTTTTTGAGCGTCTCAAATATAAAACTAACGAATTATAGATAGCTATTTTATTTGTTTATTTTTTATTAAATTAATGATAAATAAAAATAATAATTACTCGTAATTATATATAGTTATAAAACTACATATAATGCCTCTTATCTGAAGTTTTATCAATTAAAAATAATTGTTATTTGGAATAATATTGAAAATATTGTAAGTTTTTATAAAATATGAGATAATAATATGATATAAAAAATATAACAAGGAGGTTTTTGGCTATGTATAATGTTACAAGAGAGATGTTAATTGAAATTTTAGATGGTTATATTAAATTAGCAAAAAAATTAGATGGTGAATTAGTTGTACTAAATAAAGTTGACGACGAAGCTGATGAGTTTTTAATTGAAAATATAAAAGATTTTAATCTTATAAAAACAAAGAAAAACGATTTACTAGAGATTACTATTTACGTTGATGACGAAGATGAGGTGTATGAAGAGTTTGTTATTGGTGATGGAAGTGATTACCAAAAAGTACAAAAAAATATTTACGAGAAATTCCCTAAGTACTTCAAAATAGGACCTCTTGAAAATAAGTCCGATTCAAAAAAATCAGGAAAAGAAAAAGAAAATATGATTAATAAAGATTCTCAAAGTAATCATTTTCAAAAATTCATGAAAAAAAATAAGTAAGTTTATAAAAAAGAGCAATCCCAATATTTTTTTATTTTGGAATTGCTCTTTTATTTTTTTGTAATAATTATTTTTCTTAATTAATAATTTATCTTTTTTTATGACTTTTATTTTTTTTTCTATCTAATACAAGATATATTATTACGATCAATTCTACTAAACATAACAAAGAAATAATTCCAAATGCCAATTTATAAATATTTTTAGCTGGAATTTTCTCTGTTTCAAGAAGTTTTATATTAACTTCTTGTAAATTATTAGTTAATTTTCCAGAAGAAGCAACTTCATCTTTATTTACCAAATTGTTATTTTCCATATTTTTTTGTATAGGTCTTTTGCTTTGTGGATTATCTATTTGAAGTTTTTCTCCTGTTACTTTTATTTCTTGTGATGGAATTATTAAATTTTCATATTTTTCTGTTTTAGTATTAAAATATGGAATAACTATTTCTGGAGTTTTTTCAATACCACCATTTTTAGGAATAAAAGCAACTTCAAAAGTTTTTTCATTATAATAGTTTTCCCCTTTGATTTCTTCACTATAATTTTTAACACTTTGGAAAACATTAAAATCATTTTGGTTTTCAATAGGTAAATTTTCGAGTAAAGCTAAATTTCCACTACCAGATAGAGTTAAATTTAAAGTAATAGCTTGTCCTACATTAACATCTTTATTTTTCCAGTTTTCTTTATAATTAAGAGTTCCAACAATATCTTTAAAATTCTTAGGAGCATCTACAGGAAGTGGCCTAATATCTATTTTCAAATTCTCTCCACCTACTAAAGTTGTATTTTCATAGAAAAAGTCTCTTGTCGGTTCCCCAACTTTTACTTCACTTGTTGTAATATTTTTCTCGCCACTACTATTAGCTTGTAATATCCCCTTAAAGATATTAAGTTCAATTGCCTGCTTTCCATTATAATCTATTTGACTTTGTATATAACTATTGTTATTATATTTAGTTACATCTTTTACTGAAAAATCTTGAAAATTTGGTGCTTTAACTTGGGAAAATGAACTAATATTAACAGTACTTATAAAATTTTCTTGAAACGGTATTTTTTCACCAAAATAATAAACCTTTTTTGGAATATTAGCTTTTAAAGTAAATCTATCTTGCATAATTTCATCTAACTGTTTATTTTCCTTCACATCTATTAAAATACTTTTTTCATTACCTTTTTCAGTGATTACTTTTAATATAAACTCTCCATCTTTCTTTGGTTTTAATCTGTATACATCACTTTTAATTGATGTTGTTTTTCCATTAATAACATTATAACTATTGCTAGATCCTTTAGATAGAACATCAAAATTATCAATTCCATCTATTTTGTATCTTTCTTTGTCTTCATTTACAAAAGAAACTTCTAAATTAAAAACCTCATACTTTGAAGGAGATAAATCAGAAGAATTTAATATTAATTCAGAAAAAGTCAACTTACAAAGCATTAACATAATTAAAAATAAATTAATTTTTTTCATTCTACTCTCCTCTACCATCTATTTTCACTATTTTTATTTTCAGTTGTGTTTAAAACTCTCTCATTATTTTTAAAAGCCTGCTTTTCATTTCCTTCAAGTCTTTGCATAATACTTCTCAACTCTTCTTCTTTTTGTTTCATAGCTTTTTCTTCCTGAGTTAATTCTTTTGGAGCACTACCACCCTTTTGCTCTTGGTTTTGTTGTTTTTTATTTTGTTCGCTATTATTTTGTTGATTATCTTTATTTTCTTGCTGGTCCTGATGGTTATTTTGTTGACTCTGTTGATTGTTTTCTTTATTATTTTGGTTTTCATCTTGCTTTTGATCACTCTGTTGATCATTTTTTTTCTCTTGATTATTTTCTTCATTTTGTTGATTATTGTTTTGAGAATCTTTTTTATTTTCTTGATTATTTTGCTGGTCTTGATTGCTTTGTTGATCTTGATTATTTTGCTGATCTTGTTGCTGTTTATCATTTTTTTGTTCTTTATTTTTCTGATCCTGCTTTTTCTGTTGATCGACTTTATTCTTTATAATTTCAAAATTCTTTTTAATATTTATATCTTCATTAGTATTCATAGCTAGTTTATATTCTTCTAAAGCCTCTTCATTTTTATTCTCTTTTACTAAAGAATTACCTTGGATAAACTTTAAATATCCAGATTCCTCAATAGACCTTTCTTTTTTCAATTTTAAAATACCAAAAATAATTAGTGCAATCCCAAGAAGAAGAATTAATATTTTTTTAAACATACTCCCCCTCCTTCTCTTTTTTTCTTAAAAAATATCCTATAAGTATTAATAATAAACCAACTCCCAAAGGATACTGATAATAATGCTCATAAACATTTAATTTTTCATCTCTTTGAGATGTTTTATCTAATTTACCGATATCTTCTATTAACTTTTTATAATTACTTGTATTTAAATTATTTAAAGAATAATACTGTCCTCCACTCTCTTTAGCTAATTCTTTTAAAAAACTATCGTTTAATTTAGATACAACTATATTTCCTTTATCATCCTTTATAAATCCATTATCTATTGGAATTACACTACCTTCATCTGTTCCTACCCCGAATATAAAAGTTTTTATATGATTCTCTTTAACATATTTTAAAATTTC
This genomic window from Cetobacterium sp. NK01 contains:
- a CDS encoding metallophosphoesterase family protein, which codes for MRVLHTSDWHLGKKLEGQSRILEQKLFIDALEKTVKNEKIDLILLAGDIYDTYNPSAEAEKLFFDSIKQLSLNGDVGIIIIPGNHDNPQRLTAISHLAKDYGVIIYDKAFQQITVGKYGTMNIYSSVPGGIFIEKNNEKVYIYNLPFPSEAILNETFDNKKFNVRIREILAEGASYNQEDIPTILMTHIYVAGSMGEGEVALELGGSRAIAISDLPHAEYIALGHVHKPMSFISKNAYYCGSPIEYRVTENKFDKKVFVVDILKNSTKVKEIPLENYKPIREYTVSGADAAIDKSLELIDVNEWIYLNVELKEPLTNSAIRKIKNNKNILEIIPIVKEETKDSEVTNYNEQTIEEAFIEFYKEETMGLGPNENITKLFLELLEEGENNETN
- the nagE gene encoding N-acetylglucosamine-specific PTS transporter subunit IIBC, which codes for MFSYLQKIGKALMVPVAVLPAAAILLGLGYFIDPTGWGGNSALAAFFIKSGAAIIDQMPILFAVGVAFGMSKDKNGSAALTGLVGFLVITTLLSPGAVGQIMKIDNVPVGFSKINNQFIGILVGVISSALYNRFSDVELPKALSFFSGKRLVPIITSFVMIIVAFLLMYVWPGIYDGLVSFGEGISGMGAVGAGIYGFLNRLLIPVGLHHALNSVFWFDVAGINDIPKFLGGAQSIANGTGIPGVTGMYQAGFFPIMMFGLLGAAVAFVRTAKPENKDKIKSIMIAAGFATFLTGVTEPLEFAFMFVAPGLYLVHAILTGISLFIAATMHWIAGFGFSAGLIDMLLSSRNPLATGWYMLVIQGIVFFFLYYFIFYFIITKFNLKTPGREDADPSEDANVSSKASTNDELAEKMLPLLGGTDNLVTIDNCITRLRLDVKDSSLVNDAEIKKLGVAGVLKPSKTSVQVIVGTQVEFVANALKRMTGK
- a CDS encoding cation:proton antiporter — its product is MYYLFVLLFFIFLAIYSNFIGKIFEKIKLPSLIGMMIAGVLIGPYCLNKTPDLALTLAPILKDVALIIVLFIGGLGIGADQIKKIGRPAILLSIIPATLEGFAIAYLSTIFLDFTFIQGAILGFIIAAVSPAVLIPSMVNLIDKNIGQKKSIPQLLLVGASADDSIAITLFTSFLAIYFQKLDGGSFDFKSQLFLIPISILFSLLTGWGIGFLGKYSYLKINNSILKTFTIFMICLILRFIENKFHFSLYNSLLTIMSLGFFIRHYEGEKYKAIHKSMSEIWKYGKIYLFTFVGMAINPGLVGGYFFIGLTILTYSLSIRSIGVLIALTGTNLNFKERLFCVIAYLPKATVQSAKAGIPLQMGVVGGEVMQAIAILSVLITAPLGAIGINSTYEKLLKNS
- a CDS encoding betaine/proline/choline family ABC transporter ATP-binding protein (Members of the family are the ATP-binding subunit of ABC transporters for substrates such as betaine, L-proline or other amino acids, choline, carnitine, etc. The substrate specificity is best determined from the substrate-binding subunit, rather than this subunit, as it interacts with the permease subunit and not with substrate directly.), with translation MIEFKKVTKSYDKRTLILKNIDFKIKTGEFVVLIGESGCGKTTTMKLINRLIDPSSGVVLIDGEDISKVDPIILRRRIGYVIQKEGLMPHMTIGENIELVPKLLKWEKEKRKERAFELLNLLNLDPEIYYDKYPHEVSGGQKQRVGIARALATNPDIILMDEPFSALDPITRESIQDEVLKLQKELGKTIIFVTHDMDEAIKLGERIAFLKDGEILQFDTPDEILKRPASEYIEQFIGKDRIWKTPKKLLVSDIMSKHYWTIEKRSNISRAFNLLKTHDTDFLIVTEIEGGRYSEPLGIIFRKNLIYAMENNILRVRDIMDKEFTTIDKDSNLLDVLNKMSSINAKVIPVVDDKNKLTGVITNLGLVNAISKIAPAHEDESLEIGDVV
- a CDS encoding glycine betaine ABC transporter substrate-binding protein; translation: MNSFIKYFIEKLPEVHIALMQHIEITGLAVAIAIIIGVPIGIFIIRSERLSKVVLTIAGIFQTIPSLALFGLIIPIMGIGIKPAVFVLFLYSLLPIITNTYIGIKGVDKSTIQAAIGMGMTNFQVLTKVKLPIAVAVIMGGIRISTVATIGTATIAALIGAGGLGELIFRGISTSNNNLVLTGAIPTAILAFVANYFLGVLEKVLTPSGMLTNPREKKKNIKILKIVMAILILGIGFRIYENSKDRNTPTIVVGHKNYNEQRILGVMMSQIIEANTPYKVKTVELGTGTVIFEAIKSGDIDVYPEYTGVAYAAYLGKKEKADAKTVFDIIKSEYLADHNLDIREPMGFENTYAFAMKPEVAQKYGIKTISDLKRYANNMVLSGPHEFMEREDGLLGIQKAYNIKFKSILSMDQGLVINSLVSDKIEVALVYSTDGLIAKHKLLLLEDDLKFFLPYEVVVTMRKGFENTKGDVIEVLDSLVEALNEDEMQELNLLAIEGNEPIENIINKFLQNKGIIK